One genomic segment of Chitinophaga sancti includes these proteins:
- the pheT gene encoding phenylalanine--tRNA ligase subunit beta, with protein sequence MTISYNWLCDYLPVKPTPEELSVILTRIGLEVESLEKFESVKGSLEGLVIGEVLTAVPHPNADKLRLTTVNIGAAEPLNIVCGAPNVAVGQKVVVAPIGVTIYPATGEPLTMKKAKIRGEESHGMICAEDEIGLGSSHAGILVLDPSLTPGTPAREIFKPFEDWVYEIGLTPNRMDAMSHLGVAKDVCAYLNNTGNTLDNKAKVPALAPLPEANDRYDIAVTIENPTACPRYAGITLTGVKVGPSPAWLAHRLQAIGIRSINNVVDITNFILHETGQPLHAFDADTIKGRKVLVKNLPQNTLFVTLDEKERKLDAADLVICNADSEPMALAGVFGGLHTGVSNTTTNIFLESACFAAASIRPTSFRHGLRTDAAARFEKGVDISGTVYVLQRAAALICELAGGQAASGIIDVYPEPKPAVEVETSWKYIQKLSGKAYPADKVERILVSLGFTFLSKTEERFRVAVPFSKPDISIPADIVEEVMRIDGLDNIDIPTQVVITPSPASRPDKEKIREKVANYLASNGFNEIFTNSITNSKYYTPEVLATTVRMINSLTEDLDIMRPSMLETGLESVSHNLNRRNDNLLFFEFGNTYATYGEHKYEETAHLSLYLTGQKVAESWLHKAAPVDFYFLKGYVQNVLQLLGIKGLQWKEGEQNTWEIVVKNKSVVTLGAVDNAKLKQFDIKQPVWFADFNWLNLISLLQKTESFYKEIPKFPSVRRDLALILDKQVKYAAVEAAVKTVKSPLLQDVNLFDVFESEKLGNNKKSYAVSFTFQDAQKTLTDKEIDAVMEKLIKTFQAQLQAEIRK encoded by the coding sequence ATGACTATTTCATACAATTGGCTGTGTGACTATTTGCCGGTGAAACCAACACCGGAGGAACTATCTGTGATCCTGACACGCATAGGTCTGGAAGTTGAAAGCCTGGAAAAATTCGAATCTGTTAAAGGCAGTCTGGAAGGACTTGTCATCGGAGAAGTACTCACCGCAGTACCACATCCCAATGCTGACAAACTGAGACTGACTACTGTCAATATCGGTGCCGCTGAGCCCCTCAACATTGTTTGTGGTGCGCCGAACGTAGCTGTTGGACAAAAAGTAGTGGTGGCCCCCATCGGTGTGACCATCTACCCTGCCACCGGCGAACCGCTGACCATGAAGAAAGCTAAGATCCGTGGCGAAGAAAGCCATGGTATGATCTGCGCTGAAGATGAAATCGGCCTCGGTAGCAGTCATGCAGGTATCCTTGTGCTGGATCCTTCCCTGACCCCAGGTACCCCTGCCCGCGAAATCTTCAAACCTTTTGAGGACTGGGTGTACGAAATCGGCCTTACCCCTAACCGCATGGATGCTATGAGTCATCTCGGCGTGGCAAAGGATGTGTGTGCTTACCTGAACAATACCGGCAATACGCTCGATAACAAAGCAAAAGTCCCTGCACTGGCTCCATTGCCTGAAGCAAATGATCGCTACGACATCGCCGTAACCATCGAAAATCCTACTGCCTGTCCTCGTTATGCAGGTATCACCCTCACCGGGGTGAAAGTAGGCCCTTCTCCGGCATGGCTGGCACATCGCCTGCAGGCAATCGGCATCCGTTCTATTAATAATGTAGTGGATATCACCAACTTCATCCTACATGAAACGGGTCAGCCACTGCATGCTTTCGATGCTGATACCATCAAAGGCCGCAAGGTCCTGGTCAAGAACCTGCCACAGAATACCCTCTTCGTCACCCTCGACGAAAAAGAACGTAAACTGGACGCCGCTGACCTCGTGATCTGCAATGCAGACAGCGAACCAATGGCCCTGGCCGGTGTATTCGGTGGCCTGCACACAGGTGTTAGTAATACCACTACCAATATCTTCCTGGAAAGCGCCTGCTTCGCTGCTGCCAGCATTCGTCCTACTTCTTTCCGTCATGGATTGCGCACAGACGCTGCTGCCCGTTTTGAAAAAGGTGTGGATATCTCAGGTACCGTATACGTTTTACAACGTGCCGCTGCCCTGATCTGTGAACTGGCCGGTGGCCAGGCTGCATCAGGTATCATTGATGTGTATCCTGAACCTAAGCCAGCTGTGGAAGTGGAAACCTCCTGGAAATACATCCAGAAGTTAAGCGGTAAAGCCTACCCTGCTGATAAAGTTGAACGGATCCTGGTGAGCCTTGGATTCACATTCCTCTCTAAGACTGAAGAGCGCTTCCGCGTAGCAGTTCCTTTCTCCAAACCTGATATCAGCATTCCTGCAGATATCGTGGAAGAAGTAATGCGCATAGATGGCCTGGATAATATTGACATTCCTACACAGGTGGTGATCACCCCATCTCCGGCTTCCCGTCCTGACAAGGAAAAGATCCGTGAAAAGGTGGCTAACTACCTGGCGTCGAATGGTTTCAATGAGATCTTTACCAACTCCATCACGAACAGCAAGTACTACACACCTGAAGTACTGGCTACGACCGTTCGTATGATCAACAGTCTGACCGAAGACCTGGACATCATGCGTCCTTCTATGCTGGAAACCGGCCTGGAAAGTGTATCGCACAACCTGAACCGTAGAAATGACAACCTGTTGTTCTTCGAATTCGGTAATACTTACGCTACCTACGGCGAACATAAATATGAAGAAACTGCTCACCTGAGCCTGTACCTCACTGGTCAGAAGGTGGCAGAAAGCTGGTTGCACAAAGCAGCACCGGTTGACTTCTACTTCCTGAAAGGGTATGTGCAAAATGTATTGCAACTACTGGGTATCAAAGGATTGCAATGGAAAGAAGGAGAACAGAATACCTGGGAGATCGTAGTAAAAAACAAATCGGTGGTGACCCTCGGTGCTGTGGATAACGCAAAACTGAAACAGTTCGACATCAAACAACCGGTATGGTTTGCAGATTTCAACTGGCTGAATTTGATAAGCCTGTTGCAAAAAACAGAAAGCTTCTATAAAGAGATTCCGAAGTTCCCATCCGTACGTCGTGACCTGGCACTCATCCTTGACAAACAGGTGAAATACGCTGCAGTAGAGGCCGCAGTAAAAACTGTGAAGTCTCCACTCCTGCAGGATGTGAACCTGTTCGACGTATTCGAAAGTGAAAAACTGGGTAATAATAAGAAGTCATACGCAGTAAGTTTCACCTTCCAGGATGCGCAAAAGACGTTGACTGACAAGGAGATCGATGCGGTAATGGAAAAGCTCATCAAAACATTCCAGGCACAGCTCCAGGCTGAGATCAGAAAATAA
- a CDS encoding DJ-1/PfpI family protein, whose amino-acid sequence MAQKNILFLTGDYAEDYETMVPFQMLLMVGHHVHAVCPDKSAGDKVITAIHDFEGDQTYSEKRGHNFILNASFSDVKPDKYDALVIAGGRAPEYLRLDARVIELVKHFAHADKPIAAICHGIQILTVADVVRGRTLTAYPAVGPEVTIAGGHYAAVNVDEAVTDGNLVTAPAWPAHPQWIAAFLKVLGTEIKL is encoded by the coding sequence ATGGCTCAAAAAAACATCCTTTTCCTCACCGGAGACTATGCAGAAGATTACGAAACCATGGTACCTTTTCAAATGTTACTGATGGTCGGCCATCATGTACATGCAGTATGTCCTGATAAATCGGCAGGGGATAAAGTCATCACCGCCATCCACGATTTTGAAGGTGATCAGACATATAGTGAAAAACGTGGTCACAACTTTATCCTGAATGCTTCTTTTTCGGATGTAAAACCTGACAAATACGATGCATTGGTGATTGCAGGTGGAAGAGCACCAGAATATTTAAGACTCGATGCACGTGTAATAGAACTGGTAAAACATTTTGCACATGCAGATAAACCGATTGCTGCAATTTGTCATGGTATTCAGATATTGACAGTGGCGGATGTGGTAAGAGGCAGGACATTGACAGCTTATCCGGCAGTGGGACCAGAAGTGACAATTGCCGGTGGGCATTATGCTGCTGTGAATGTAGATGAGGCGGTGACGGATGGAAATTTAGTGACGGCACCTGCATGGCCGGCGCATCCACAATGGATTGCTGCTTTTTTGAAGGTGTTGGGAACGGAGATTAAATTATGA
- the rny gene encoding ribonuclease Y gives MESTLIVAITAVAALIIGILLGKVIFAKNTQIKIQEAEAQAQKIVEDGKVAAENEKKNRILEAKEKFLQLKSEHEKETLARNQKMADAENRIKQKEQSLAQKTETLTKQMQENEAIKENLTRQMELVAVKRTELEKHQEEHIRRLEKVAALTAEEARHQLIESLKEEARSQALSHIQEIIEDAKLKANKEAKKIIIQSIQRTAAEQTIENAITVFNLESDEIKGQIIGREGRNIRAIEAATGVDLIVDDTPEAIVLSSFDPLRREIARLSLQRLVQDGRIHPARIEEVVEKTKKQLEEQVMDIGERTVIELGIHGLHKELIRLVGKMRFRSSYGQNLLMHSKETANLCAVMAAELGLNPKLAKRAGLLHDIGKVPDEETELSHALLGAKLAEKYGEHAAVVNAIGAHHDEMEMQYVISPIVQACDAISGARPGARREIMQSYLQRIKDLENLALAHDGVEKAYAIQAGRELRVIVESEKVTDNDADRLSFEIANKIQNDMQYPGQIKVTVIREKRAVNVAR, from the coding sequence ATGGAATCTACTTTAATCGTAGCAATAACAGCAGTAGCTGCGTTGATCATAGGAATACTGCTAGGCAAGGTTATATTTGCTAAGAACACACAAATAAAAATACAGGAAGCTGAGGCTCAGGCTCAAAAGATCGTAGAAGATGGGAAAGTAGCCGCTGAGAATGAGAAGAAGAATAGAATACTGGAAGCAAAGGAGAAATTCCTGCAGTTGAAAAGTGAGCATGAAAAAGAAACACTGGCCCGCAACCAGAAAATGGCAGATGCTGAAAACCGCATCAAACAGAAAGAACAGAGTCTGGCACAAAAGACGGAAACCTTAACGAAACAGATGCAGGAGAATGAGGCGATCAAGGAAAACCTGACCCGCCAGATGGAGCTGGTAGCTGTAAAACGTACCGAACTCGAAAAACACCAGGAAGAACATATTCGCCGTCTTGAAAAAGTAGCGGCACTCACAGCAGAAGAAGCACGTCATCAGCTCATCGAAAGCCTGAAAGAAGAAGCCCGCTCACAAGCCCTCTCTCACATACAGGAGATCATCGAAGATGCTAAACTGAAAGCAAACAAGGAAGCTAAGAAAATCATTATACAATCCATCCAGCGTACGGCTGCAGAGCAGACCATCGAAAACGCAATCACTGTGTTTAACCTGGAAAGTGATGAGATCAAAGGCCAGATCATTGGTCGTGAAGGTCGTAACATCCGCGCTATCGAAGCGGCTACCGGAGTAGACCTGATCGTAGACGACACCCCTGAAGCTATTGTATTATCTTCTTTTGACCCACTGCGTCGTGAAATCGCCCGTCTGTCCCTGCAAAGACTGGTACAGGATGGTCGTATTCACCCTGCACGTATCGAAGAAGTAGTTGAAAAAACGAAAAAACAACTGGAAGAACAGGTAATGGATATCGGTGAAAGAACCGTGATCGAACTGGGTATCCATGGTCTGCACAAGGAGCTGATCAGACTTGTAGGTAAGATGCGTTTCCGCTCTTCTTATGGTCAGAACCTGCTCATGCACTCCAAGGAAACAGCTAACCTGTGTGCGGTAATGGCAGCAGAACTGGGTCTGAACCCTAAACTGGCCAAACGTGCTGGTCTCCTCCATGATATTGGTAAAGTACCTGATGAAGAAACTGAACTGAGCCACGCCCTGCTGGGTGCCAAACTGGCTGAGAAATATGGTGAGCATGCAGCGGTAGTGAATGCGATCGGTGCACACCACGATGAAATGGAAATGCAATATGTGATCTCTCCGATAGTACAGGCTTGTGATGCCATTTCTGGTGCGCGTCCTGGTGCCCGTCGTGAAATCATGCAGAGCTACCTGCAGCGTATTAAAGACCTGGAAAACCTGGCGCTGGCACATGATGGTGTGGAAAAAGCGTATGCAATTCAGGCAGGTCGTGAGCTGCGTGTGATCGTAGAGAGTGAGAAAGTAACAGACAACGATGCAGATCGTCTTTCATTCGAGATCGCGAACAAGATCCAGAATGATATGCAGTATCCCGGACAAATTAAGGTGACCGTGATCAGGGAGAAACGTGCTGTTAATGTAGCGCGCTAA
- a CDS encoding WG repeat-containing protein, whose amino-acid sequence MKRYFLLSFLLCPAIFAHAQQADSLVKFQKDGKYGFNDAAGHEMIPAQYEAVGEFVHGVAPVKSKGKYGFVFANGKHSAYKYDSAWVKGPFLFVSKKQKQGLLDSTGKEWVAPVYAEVKPEKDGYARIKVGEFYGMVNSKGKVVLKPAYDMISGVSHHSVLIYNGEKCGRANLKTGQIIGTQYDKVGPFKDGLAWVKQDNKFGFVNDKGEVVIPVMYDRVGNFNEGYAPVGVSGKFGFIDTANKEVIARKYDNAVIFQNGRGLIKLNGKVGYVDKEGNETWTESVPGK is encoded by the coding sequence ATGAAACGATATTTCCTCCTCTCTTTCCTCCTGTGTCCGGCAATTTTCGCTCATGCGCAGCAAGCTGACTCCCTGGTGAAATTCCAGAAAGATGGAAAATATGGCTTCAATGATGCCGCAGGTCATGAAATGATCCCTGCTCAGTATGAGGCGGTGGGTGAATTTGTGCATGGAGTAGCCCCTGTGAAGTCGAAGGGAAAGTATGGATTCGTGTTTGCTAATGGGAAGCATTCTGCTTATAAGTATGATTCTGCATGGGTGAAGGGGCCATTCTTATTTGTGAGTAAGAAACAGAAGCAGGGATTGCTGGATAGTACGGGAAAGGAATGGGTGGCGCCGGTTTATGCGGAGGTAAAGCCAGAAAAGGATGGATATGCGAGGATTAAAGTGGGGGAATTTTATGGGATGGTGAATAGTAAGGGGAAGGTAGTCCTGAAACCAGCTTATGATATGATAAGTGGAGTGAGTCATCATAGTGTATTGATTTATAATGGGGAGAAATGTGGGCGTGCTAATTTGAAGACGGGGCAGATTATTGGAACTCAATATGATAAAGTGGGGCCATTTAAGGATGGGCTGGCCTGGGTAAAGCAGGATAATAAGTTTGGGTTTGTGAATGATAAAGGAGAGGTGGTGATTCCTGTTATGTATGACAGGGTGGGTAATTTTAATGAGGGGTATGCGCCGGTTGGGGTGAGTGGGAAGTTTGGGTTTATAGATACGGCAAATAAGGAGGTGATTGCGCGTAAGTATGATAATGCGGTTATTTTCCAGAATGGGAGAGGGTTGATTAAGTTGAATGGGAAAGTGGGGTATGTGGATAAGGAGGGGAATGAGACATGGACGGAGTCAGTGCCGGGGAAGTGA
- a CDS encoding DUF1016 N-terminal domain-containing protein — METRFDEVILLIKQARSNAIKQVNIELINLHWQVGAYISNKVANAIWGNKTVTELADHIEKHHPDLKGFTRRNLYNMKQFYEAYIPSLNNDNQSDIIVQSVIAQFNQTTNISTKHKLCRHRLHNLYSQL; from the coding sequence ATGGAGACACGTTTTGATGAAGTCATCTTGCTTATAAAACAGGCAAGAAGCAACGCCATCAAGCAAGTTAATATTGAGTTGATCAATTTACACTGGCAGGTAGGGGCGTATATAAGTAATAAAGTTGCAAATGCTATTTGGGGTAATAAAACGGTAACCGAACTAGCAGATCATATTGAAAAACATCATCCGGATCTGAAAGGATTTACCCGTAGAAATTTGTACAATATGAAACAATTTTACGAGGCATACATCCCATCATTAAATAATGATAACCAATCAGATATAATTGTACAATCAGTGATTGCACAATTTAACCAAACAACTAATATCTCAACAAAACATAAATTGTGCAGACACCGTCTGCACAATTTATACTCACAACTTTAA
- the scpB gene encoding SMC-Scp complex subunit ScpB — MEISQIIPHVESLIFAADRPLPVLDITDLLNNALAFLEDRVTVDQVETAIEAIREKYSSEFYAFEVRESGGGFQFLTKKEYYQTVAQLNGDKFLKRLSTAALETLAIVAYKQPISKGEIEHIRGVSTDYSITKLLEKELIVISGRSETLPGKPLLYTTSKAFMDYFGLNSASDLPKLKEVFEEEGVQPTFMTGVGGGNGQEDDNLILSVSENGELVEDIFPVIEDEVSGQLELALGEVEEQTEERENTELALGEEEVEVEQPAAESEEAGEEEPAAGENEDKKEYPDNVIIETIHIEDVVYVPDPAEEELEEGEDEEEEDDFEEEEDTEDEDDEDDEDGEDEDEEDEEEDDDEDDDFDDEDEDDEENEDDEEEDDEEDEEDDEEEDDHPSHSK; from the coding sequence ATGGAAATCTCACAGATCATACCTCATGTTGAATCACTGATATTCGCTGCTGACAGACCCCTGCCTGTGCTGGATATCACGGACTTGTTGAATAATGCACTGGCTTTTTTGGAAGACAGGGTTACTGTTGACCAGGTGGAGACGGCAATTGAGGCTATACGGGAAAAGTATAGCTCGGAGTTTTATGCATTTGAAGTGAGAGAGAGTGGGGGAGGGTTTCAGTTTCTGACTAAGAAAGAATATTATCAGACTGTGGCGCAGCTGAATGGGGATAAGTTCCTGAAAAGGCTGTCTACAGCAGCGTTGGAGACGCTGGCGATTGTGGCGTATAAGCAGCCTATTTCAAAAGGGGAGATTGAGCATATTCGTGGGGTGAGTACGGATTATTCCATTACTAAATTGTTGGAGAAGGAGTTGATTGTGATTTCCGGGAGGAGTGAGACTTTGCCAGGGAAGCCGCTGTTGTATACGACTTCGAAGGCGTTTATGGATTATTTCGGGTTGAATTCAGCTTCGGATCTGCCTAAGTTGAAGGAAGTGTTTGAGGAAGAGGGGGTGCAGCCAACGTTTATGACGGGGGTAGGCGGCGGAAATGGACAGGAGGATGATAATCTGATATTGTCTGTTTCTGAGAATGGAGAGTTGGTGGAGGATATTTTTCCGGTGATTGAAGATGAGGTGAGTGGGCAGTTGGAACTGGCGTTGGGAGAGGTGGAAGAGCAAACAGAAGAGAGAGAGAATACAGAACTGGCGTTGGGAGAGGAAGAGGTGGAAGTTGAGCAGCCTGCGGCTGAAAGTGAAGAAGCGGGTGAGGAAGAGCCTGCGGCAGGGGAAAATGAAGATAAAAAAGAGTATCCTGATAATGTGATTATAGAGACGATACATATTGAGGATGTGGTGTATGTGCCGGATCCGGCGGAGGAAGAATTGGAAGAAGGGGAGGATGAAGAGGAAGAAGATGATTTTGAAGAAGAGGAGGATACAGAAGATGAGGATGATGAGGATGATGAGGATGGGGAGGATGAAGATGAAGAAGATGAGGAGGAGGACGACGATGAGGATGATGACTTTGACGATGAAGACGAGGATGACGAAGAAAATGAAGATGACGAAGAAGAAGATGACGAAGAAGATGAAGAAGATGATGAAGAAGAAGATGATCATCCTTCTCATTCAAAATAA
- the dnaB gene encoding replicative DNA helicase, producing the protein MDLNLKKDRNVRRKPSVDVSTMMYGKIPPQAKDMEEAVLGAIMLEKGAFDTVVEILKGECFYVEAHQKIFTAMTRLAGKSMPVDILTVVEELRSMGELEIVGGPYYITRLTNMVVSSANIEAHARIILQKFIQRELIRISGEILSESYEDTADVFDLLDSAESKLFEVTNNHLRKNYDSIDRVLVNTMKRIEDLRNKGDDITGVPSGFPSLDKVTYGWQSTDLIIIAARPAVGKTAFALNLARNAALHPRFPKGAAVFSLEMSSGQIVQRILSAESEIKLEKITRGKLEEYEMKKLMTHGIERLAKAPIFIDDTPALNIFELRAKARRLVHNHGVGVIIIDYLQLMSGHADGKGSNREQEISKISRDLKGLAKELHVPIIALSQLSRDVEKRKDGNKMPQLSDLRESGAIEQDADMVMFLYRPEYYEINTNEMGESNKGETHVRIAKHRNGQLDTIKLRAILEFQRFEDDGSLENPGGGGGNFMPVGNSAKDSYGGATDEAKLYIQKGSRMNDMDFDEEAPF; encoded by the coding sequence ATGGATCTCAATCTTAAGAAAGACCGCAATGTACGTCGTAAGCCGTCCGTTGACGTATCTACCATGATGTACGGTAAAATTCCACCTCAGGCAAAGGACATGGAAGAGGCCGTATTGGGAGCCATTATGCTTGAGAAAGGAGCGTTTGACACCGTGGTAGAGATCTTGAAAGGTGAATGTTTTTATGTAGAGGCACATCAGAAAATCTTTACTGCCATGACCCGCCTGGCGGGTAAGTCCATGCCTGTGGACATTCTCACAGTGGTAGAAGAGTTACGATCAATGGGCGAACTGGAGATAGTAGGTGGACCCTATTATATAACCCGTCTTACAAATATGGTGGTATCCTCCGCCAATATTGAGGCGCATGCCCGTATTATTCTACAAAAGTTCATTCAGAGAGAGTTGATCCGTATTTCAGGAGAGATCTTATCTGAATCCTACGAAGATACTGCCGACGTATTCGACCTGCTCGACTCCGCCGAAAGTAAACTCTTTGAGGTGACGAACAATCACCTTCGTAAGAACTATGACAGTATCGACCGCGTATTGGTGAATACCATGAAGCGTATCGAAGATCTGCGTAATAAAGGTGATGATATCACAGGGGTACCTTCCGGGTTCCCTTCTCTCGATAAGGTAACTTATGGCTGGCAGTCAACGGATCTGATCATCATCGCGGCACGTCCGGCGGTGGGTAAGACTGCGTTTGCGCTGAACCTGGCCAGAAATGCTGCGTTGCATCCCCGCTTTCCGAAAGGTGCGGCCGTGTTCAGCCTTGAAATGTCTTCCGGGCAGATCGTACAGCGTATTCTCTCTGCCGAGTCAGAGATTAAGCTGGAAAAGATCACCCGGGGTAAGCTGGAAGAGTACGAGATGAAGAAGCTGATGACGCATGGTATCGAAAGACTGGCGAAGGCGCCGATCTTTATTGATGATACCCCGGCATTGAACATTTTCGAGTTACGCGCAAAAGCCCGTCGTCTTGTACACAACCATGGCGTAGGAGTGATCATCATTGACTACCTGCAGCTGATGAGTGGTCATGCAGATGGTAAGGGTAGTAACCGTGAGCAGGAGATCTCCAAGATATCCCGTGATCTGAAAGGGTTGGCGAAGGAACTACACGTACCGATCATTGCATTGTCACAGTTGAGCCGTGATGTGGAAAAGAGAAAAGATGGTAACAAGATGCCACAGCTGTCTGACTTGCGTGAATCTGGTGCGATTGAGCAGGATGCTGACATGGTAATGTTCCTGTACCGTCCTGAGTACTATGAAATCAATACCAATGAGATGGGTGAATCTAATAAAGGTGAAACCCACGTGCGTATAGCGAAACACCGTAATGGTCAGCTGGATACGATCAAACTGAGAGCGATCCTGGAATTCCAGCGCTTTGAGGATGATGGTAGTCTGGAGAATCCTGGTGGCGGTGGCGGCAACTTTATGCCGGTTGGTAATTCAGCTAAGGATTCATATGGTGGTGCTACAGACGAAGCAAAGCTGTACATCCAGAAAGGATCACGTATGAATGATATGGACTTCGATGAAGAGGCGCCTTTTTAG
- a CDS encoding cell division protein ZapA: MEPLIPINIIVADRSYRLKIKPEEEEEVRRTMKEVNEKIIEFKTAYAGKDLQDYIAMALIMYATHPVTHGGKVQAGLQPFLEEKLQHLETLIDEHLK; this comes from the coding sequence ATGGAACCGCTGATCCCCATTAATATTATCGTAGCAGACAGGTCCTACAGATTAAAAATCAAGCCGGAAGAAGAAGAGGAAGTACGCCGGACCATGAAGGAAGTGAACGAAAAGATCATAGAATTCAAAACTGCGTATGCGGGCAAAGACTTACAGGATTATATCGCGATGGCGCTGATCATGTACGCGACCCATCCTGTTACCCACGGTGGAAAAGTGCAGGCTGGTCTGCAACCATTTCTGGAGGAAAAGCTGCAACATCTGGAGACATTGATCGATGAGCACTTAAAATAA
- a CDS encoding purine-nucleoside phosphorylase: protein MHPLESQIEAAVNYLSPFNVDKARVGIVLGTGLGQLVQHIVVSKTISYYEIPHFCLSTVESHKGQLIFGKIGETPVIAMQGRFHYYEGYSMQQITFPIRVMKALGVEELLLSNAAGGMRPAFKKGDMVLLDDHINLQPENPLRGLNSPVFGVRFPDMSMPYDEELGKLLKVAAHKVGYFLRTGVYVAVPGPNLETRAEYRFLRMIGGDMVGMSTVPEVIVANQIKLPCAAVSVITDECDPDNLQAVSIEEIIEVAGNTDKKLSEIFVEVVKQL from the coding sequence ATGCATCCCTTAGAATCACAGATCGAAGCAGCTGTCAATTATCTCTCTCCTTTTAATGTTGATAAAGCCCGCGTAGGTATCGTATTGGGCACAGGTCTGGGCCAGCTGGTACAACATATTGTTGTGAGCAAGACGATCTCATATTATGAGATACCCCATTTTTGCTTATCGACAGTAGAGTCGCATAAGGGTCAGCTGATCTTTGGTAAGATTGGTGAGACCCCTGTTATTGCGATGCAAGGGCGATTTCATTATTATGAAGGGTACTCCATGCAGCAGATTACATTTCCGATACGGGTGATGAAGGCGTTGGGGGTGGAGGAGCTATTATTGAGTAATGCCGCGGGTGGGATGCGACCGGCGTTTAAGAAGGGGGATATGGTGCTGTTGGATGATCATATTAATTTACAGCCGGAGAATCCGCTTCGGGGGTTGAATTCACCAGTGTTTGGCGTGAGGTTTCCGGATATGAGTATGCCTTATGATGAGGAGTTGGGGAAGTTGCTGAAGGTAGCGGCGCATAAGGTGGGGTATTTTTTGAGGACGGGGGTGTATGTGGCGGTACCTGGGCCTAATTTGGAGACGAGGGCAGAGTATAGGTTTTTGAGGATGATAGGGGGTGATATGGTGGGGATGAGTACGGTGCCGGAGGTGATAGTGGCGAACCAGATTAAGTTACCGTGTGCGGCGGTGAGTGTGATTACGGATGAGTGTGATCCGGATAATTTGCAGGCGGTGAGTATAGAGGAGATAATAGAGGTGGCGGGGAATACGGATAAGAAGTTGAGTGAGATATTTGTGGAGGTGGTGAAGCAGTTGTAG
- the atpG gene encoding ATP synthase F1 subunit gamma, translating into MSGQLKEVRNRIKSTQSNLQITKAMKMVSAAKLRRAQDAILLMRPYAVKLQEMLQNIVSNSEGSIDLALAAERPVEKVLLIVITSDRGLCGAYNSNLIKLTKQVIREKYQEQFEKGHVTILPIGKKGWEHFGKNGYKMNDTYWHLFAHLDFDHVKEAAAVAMDGFTSGQYDAVEIIYSQFKNAATQFYKAEQFLPIAKVEEEVPAAKGKKAAKADFIFEPEKQTLIAELMPKILNTQLYKAMLDANASEHGARMTAMDKATENANELLRNYKISYNRARQAAITTELTEIVSGAAALEG; encoded by the coding sequence ATGTCCGGTCAGCTTAAAGAAGTTCGCAACCGAATTAAGTCCACACAGTCTAACCTGCAGATCACTAAGGCTATGAAAATGGTGAGTGCTGCGAAACTGCGTCGTGCGCAGGATGCAATTTTACTAATGCGTCCTTATGCCGTTAAATTGCAGGAAATGTTGCAAAACATTGTTTCCAACAGTGAAGGTAGCATTGACCTGGCATTGGCAGCAGAGCGTCCTGTTGAAAAGGTATTACTAATTGTAATAACCTCGGACAGAGGCTTATGTGGTGCTTACAATTCAAACCTGATCAAGCTGACTAAGCAGGTGATCCGTGAAAAATACCAGGAACAGTTTGAAAAAGGCCATGTAACTATCCTGCCTATCGGTAAGAAAGGTTGGGAGCATTTTGGTAAGAATGGTTACAAAATGAACGACACTTACTGGCACCTGTTTGCTCACCTGGATTTCGATCACGTGAAGGAAGCGGCTGCAGTTGCAATGGATGGTTTCACCAGCGGTCAATATGATGCCGTTGAGATCATTTATAGCCAGTTTAAAAATGCGGCTACCCAGTTTTATAAAGCTGAACAATTCCTGCCAATCGCTAAGGTGGAGGAAGAAGTTCCTGCTGCTAAAGGCAAGAAAGCTGCGAAGGCTGACTTTATCTTCGAGCCTGAAAAGCAAACTTTGATTGCTGAACTGATGCCGAAGATTCTGAATACACAGTTGTACAAAGCGATGCTGGATGCGAATGCTTCTGAGCATGGTGCTCGTATGACGGCGATGGATAAGGCGACAGAGAATGCAAATGAACTGTTGCGTAACTATAAGATCAGCTACAACCGTGCACGTCAGGCGGCGATTACAACCGAACTGACTGAGATTGTGAGTGGTGCAGCGGCATTGGAAGGTTAA